The Haloterrigena turkmenica DSM 5511 genome includes the window CGCGTTTCAGGAAGCGGTTCGCGGCGTCGGCGGCGTCCTCTCCGACGCGCTCGGCCGGTTTTCCGCGCTCGCCCAGCGCGGTAAAGCCCGCGATTCCCGTCCCGTGATCGACGCGGAGCACGATCGCCGAGCCAGGCGATGGGCTCTCGACCGTCCGTTCGCAGCGGTCGACGACCTCGAGGTCGGCCTCCGCGAGCGCCAGCCGCTCGAGGGCGCCCTCGGCCTGCCGGTACGCGACGTCCCGATCGGCCAGCGACGCGGACTCGGTCGAGTAGAGTCGGACGCCCTCGAGCGGACCCCGCTCAGCGAGTTCGATCGGCTCGAGCGTCGAGGGCGCGAGATGCAGCGTGGCCCGCCCGCCGCCGTCGGGGTAGAACCCCCGACGATCGACCTCGACGGCGGCGGTGAGCCCGACCCGCCGGAGCAGCGGCAGCTTCACGCGTCGCACGTAGTCCAGCGGCGGCGACCACGCCACGTCGGTGCCGCCGGTGACCGTCACCGACAGCTGCGACTCGAGCACCGAGGCGAGCGGCAGGAGCGCGTCGAATAGCAGCGTCGCGCTCCCCGCGGTGCCGATATCGACCTCGTAGGTGCCGCCCGCGAGCCGGCCGCGTCCGGCGCCGCTCCAGCCGCTGGCGTCAGCAGTGGACTCGAGGCCGGGCTCGAATTCGACCGTCTCGGCGCCCAGTTCCGCGCCCGAAACGTCGGCGTCGCAGACGGCGGCCATCGTCTCGAGGACGGCCAGATGCTGGTGGCGCAGTCCCGGCGTGGATCGATTCCCGCGGACGTTCTCGATGCGGACGGGTTCGTTCTCGAGGACCGACAGCGTGAGCGCGGTCCGGACGAACTGGCCGCCCGCGGTCGCGCCGTCGAGATCGATCGTCATGGACGGCCGTTCGGCGTCGATCCCCGTACCGTTGCCGATCGCGCGACGGGCGACGGGCGTCGCGGGATTCACCGTCCCGCGCGAGGGGCAGTGCGGCGCCCTAGAGGGTGGCCGGCACCGGATCCGTCTTCGCTTCAGTTCTCGAGAGCGAGCAGATCGACGAAATCTCAGCCGCACCGGCCGGAAACCGTGCTACGGCGTCGACGGCAGCCGTCGCAGGCCGTCCCGTTACGACGGCCGAACGACGAGGGGTGCGTATGACCGAACTCGGAGACCGGCTCGTCATCCTCGTGATCGCGGTGACCGGAGTGCTGGTGTTCGCCCTCGGCTGGGCGGGCGGGCTGGTCGAAGCGGAAGCGTCGTCGGAGCTACTCTTGTTCGGCGGACTGGCCCTGCTGGCCGGCCTCATCGTGATCGGGATCTGGAAGGGGTTCGACCGGATCAACAGTCGGCCGGACTGAGACCATCCGAGCCCGCGTTTCGATTGAGGGAACCAGTCCGAACGCAGCCCGCTCAGCCCTGGTGGCCCGGGTAATCCCGCTCGAATCGATCCTCTATCTCGCGCTCGTCGAACCGAACGATCACCGGTCGCCCGTGCGGACAGGCGTACGGATTCTCACAGTCGTCTAAGGCCTCGAGGAGGTCGACCACTGACCCCTCGGTCAGCGACGTGTTCCCCGTGATCGACGGGTAGCAGGCCAGATCCCCGAGGAACTCGTCGGCCAGCGCGTCGACCGTCTCCGCGCCCGCCTCGCGGTCGCCCTCGACGAACGACGCGAGGACGTCCCGCAGCCGCTCGGGCGCGATGGTCTCCTCGAGTACCGCAGGTACCGTCGTCACGGCCACCGTCCGGTCGTCGGTCCGGTCGGCGTAGAAGCCCAGCCGCGAGAGCGCCTCGCGGTAGCCCTCGAAAGCCTCTGCCTCAGCGGCGGTCAACTCGAGTTCCACGGGCTCCGCCAGCGCCTGCGCGGCGGGATCATCGGCGAACGCCTGCTGCAGGCGCTCGTAGTTGACCCGCTCGTCGGCGGCGTGCTGGTCGATCAGGACGAGGCCGTCGTCGGTCTCGCAGACGAGGTAGGTGTCGTCAAGCTGTCCCAGCACGCGCAGGGCGGGCAGCGAGTCGAAGTCGGTCTCGTCTCCGGTCGCGGGCTCGCCGGAGAGCGTCCGCTGTTCGGTGGCCGCGGCGAACTTGCGCTCCGGCTGGCGGTCGCTCCGATCGGAATCGTCGTCTCTGTGATCGACGCTCGAGTCTCCTCGAGACGCCGTCGACTCGGTCGTCGGAGCGTCGCTCGAGGCGCGTCGCGTCGACTCGCTCGAGGCGGTTCCCGACGGCGTTTCAGACGTACCACTCGAGTCGCTGCCGGACGGACCGCTCGAAGCGGTTCCCGACGGGCCGCTCGAGGCGCCGCCGGCCGGTGGTGATCCGGCCGAACCCGTCGTCGAACCGCTGTCGGCGGATTCGGCGTCGACTGTCGACGGCGACCGCGACGAGGCCGCTGCGGTATCGTCGGCCGTCGGTTCGGATGGCGACTCGGATCCCGATTCCGACTCACCGTCGCCCTCGAGCGCGGCCGGGAGGTCCTCGGTCGTCGGCTCCCCGTCGCTCGTCCCGCGAGGGGCGTCGCCGGGAGCGACGCTGGCCTCGCCGGGTGCCGACCGGCCGCGGGGCGCCCGCGAGCGCAGCAGGCCGTGCTCCAGCAGCGCCGACTCGACGGCGGCGTCGACCTGCCGGCGGACGGAATCATCGTCGTCGAACCGCACCTCCCGCTTCCGGGGGTGGACGTTGACGTCGACGGCCTCGCCGGGCACCTCGAGAAAGAGCGTCACGAACGGGTAGCGATCGCCGCCCAGCTGGGCGCCGTAGGCGCCCATGATCCCCTCGCGGACGGCGTCGGCGGTGACCGACCGACCGTTGACGTAGGTCGCGAGGTACTCCGGACTCGAGCGGTTGGTTTCGGGGTGAGAGACCAGCCCGGAGACCGACTCGAGCGGCCCCGGCGGGAGGTCGTCGCCGTCGGCCTCGACGGCGATCATCGCCGAGGCGACCTCGCGGCCGTAGACCGCCATGACGGCCGCTTGGAGGTCTCCCTGTCCCGTCGTCGCGAACACCTCGCGACCGTCGTGAGTCAGCGAGACCGCGACGTCGGGGTTCGCCAGCGCGTAGCGCGTGACGACGCGGTTGACGTGGGCGAACTCCGTCGCCGTCGTCTTGAGGAACTTCCGGCGGGCCGGCGTGTTGTAGAACAGATCCTCGATCTCGACGATCGTCCCCTCGGGACAGCCCGTCGGCTCGACGCCCGTCACCTCGCCGCCCTCGTAGGTCAGCTTCGTTCCCGCACCGCCGGACTCGTCCCCGTCGCGTGGGCGCGATTCGATCGTCACTCGCGAGACGGAGCCGATGGTGTGTAAGGCCTCGCCGCGGAAGCCCAGCGTGGCGACGCCCGATTCGAGGTCCTCTAGCCCCTCGATCTTGCTCGTCGTGTGCTCGCGGACGGCCGCGCGGACGTCGGCCTCGCCCATGCCGCGGCCGTCGTCGGCGACCCGGATCAGTTCGGTGCCGCCCGCTTCGACGGTGACGTCGACGCTGTCGGCGTTCGCGTCGAGGCTGTTCTCGACGAGTTCCTTCACCGCGCTGGCGGGGCGTTCGACGACCTCGCCGGCGGCGATGCGGGCGACGGTGTCCTCATCTAGCTGGCGGATCTCGGTCTCCTGTGGTGGCTCGTCGGTCATAGCTCGATCTCCGCGTGCGAACGGCCGGCCGACTCGAGGAGCGGTATGGAACTGCGGAGCCCTGCTCGAGTGCGTCCGACGCCGTTCGCTCGGTTCATGGCGGTCGCTCTCGCTCGAGCGAGGTTAATCTGTGGGTTAGTGACTGTCCGGTTCGCCGGATCGTCTCGCTCGACGATATCGGCTCCGCGGGGTGCTACTCGCTCGCTTCGAGAAGCCCGTCGACGGCGGTCCCGATCGTCTCACGGCCCTCCTTGGGGACCTCGACCAGCGGCGGGCGCACGGCGTCCGAGGGGATCACGCCGCGGTACTCGAGCGCCGTCTTCGCCGCCGGCGCGAACCCGTGAGCGGCGCAGGCGCCGAACAGTTCGCTGACGGCGTCCTGGAGTCGGTCGCCGCGCTCGTCGGCAGATGCCTCGTACAGTTCGGTCAACTGCTCGGGCACGGCGTTCGAGAGCGCGTTCACGCCGCCGTCGGCGCCCATGCGCAACGCGGGGACGAGCAGGGCGTCGTACCCCTGCAGCATCAGGAAGTCGTCGGGCGTTCGGCGCATGACCGATAGGAAGTACTCGAGGTCGCCGCTCGAGTCCTTCAGGCCGACGATATTCTCGTGGGCGGCGACGGCCGCGACGGTCTCCGGTTCCAGTCGCTGGCCGGTACAGGCCGGGATGTTGTACAGCAGGAGCGGCAGCGGGGACCGGTCGGCGATCCGTTCGAGGAACCGCTGGTTGCCGTCGGGCGCGTTCGCCGTGTGGAAGTACGGCGGCGTGACGACCGCCGCGTCGGCGCCGATCGCGGCCGCGTCCTCGGCGTAGTCGACCGCCTCGGCGACGCTCGTGGCCGCGGCGCCCGCGAGGACCGGCACCTCGCCGTCGACCGCGTCGACCGTAATCTCGTGGACGCGGTCCCGTTCCTCCGGTGCGAGGCTGGCGAACTCGCCCGTGGTGCCGCAGGGGAAGACGGCGTCGATGTCGTTCTCGAGGAGGTGCTCGAGGAGGTCGCGGAGCACGGGTTCGTCGATATCGCTCGAGTCGGGATCGAAGGGGGTGACGAGCGGAGTGGTGATTCCACGGAGTGCCTGCTGAAGTTCCATACGTGGATGTTTCTCGGTGGGTGCAAAAACGTACTCGCTCTCTCGATTTCGATTAGGGAGCACTCGAGTCGGCCGTGATCGCTCGCTTGAGTACAGTTTCGGCGGGTTTTCGATCGTCGCCGACCGTTACGGACATCGTGCAGATCCTGCTCGCGTGGCAACGGGAATTGCCACCTCCTCCCCGACCGATTGCTGCTCACGGGCGCTGCGGGACGGCTCTGCCGTCCCGACAATCGCGGCGCGTTGCGCCGCGCTCTGCCCGTTCGCTCGGTCCGCGGAACCGTTGGTTCCGCGCTAC containing:
- the rtcA gene encoding RNA 3'-terminal phosphate cyclase, whose protein sequence is MTIDLDGATAGGQFVRTALTLSVLENEPVRIENVRGNRSTPGLRHQHLAVLETMAAVCDADVSGAELGAETVEFEPGLESTADASGWSGAGRGRLAGGTYEVDIGTAGSATLLFDALLPLASVLESQLSVTVTGGTDVAWSPPLDYVRRVKLPLLRRVGLTAAVEVDRRGFYPDGGGRATLHLAPSTLEPIELAERGPLEGVRLYSTESASLADRDVAYRQAEGALERLALAEADLEVVDRCERTVESPSPGSAIVLRVDHGTGIAGFTALGERGKPAERVGEDAADAANRFLKRDIEAGSGPAPVDRHMADQLLVFLALAGGRVRIPAVTDHVATSRELLEAFGADLRLELERDAPNGTEGETDHTADAARPALVTVDSTIDS
- a CDS encoding dihydrodipicolinate synthase family protein, which translates into the protein MELQQALRGITTPLVTPFDPDSSDIDEPVLRDLLEHLLENDIDAVFPCGTTGEFASLAPEERDRVHEITVDAVDGEVPVLAGAAATSVAEAVDYAEDAAAIGADAAVVTPPYFHTANAPDGNQRFLERIADRSPLPLLLYNIPACTGQRLEPETVAAVAAHENIVGLKDSSGDLEYFLSVMRRTPDDFLMLQGYDALLVPALRMGADGGVNALSNAVPEQLTELYEASADERGDRLQDAVSELFGACAAHGFAPAAKTALEYRGVIPSDAVRPPLVEVPKEGRETIGTAVDGLLEASE
- the mutL gene encoding DNA mismatch repair endonuclease MutL encodes the protein MTDEPPQETEIRQLDEDTVARIAAGEVVERPASAVKELVENSLDANADSVDVTVEAGGTELIRVADDGRGMGEADVRAAVREHTTSKIEGLEDLESGVATLGFRGEALHTIGSVSRVTIESRPRDGDESGGAGTKLTYEGGEVTGVEPTGCPEGTIVEIEDLFYNTPARRKFLKTTATEFAHVNRVVTRYALANPDVAVSLTHDGREVFATTGQGDLQAAVMAVYGREVASAMIAVEADGDDLPPGPLESVSGLVSHPETNRSSPEYLATYVNGRSVTADAVREGIMGAYGAQLGGDRYPFVTLFLEVPGEAVDVNVHPRKREVRFDDDDSVRRQVDAAVESALLEHGLLRSRAPRGRSAPGEASVAPGDAPRGTSDGEPTTEDLPAALEGDGESESGSESPSEPTADDTAAASSRSPSTVDAESADSGSTTGSAGSPPAGGASSGPSGTASSGPSGSDSSGTSETPSGTASSESTRRASSDAPTTESTASRGDSSVDHRDDDSDRSDRQPERKFAAATEQRTLSGEPATGDETDFDSLPALRVLGQLDDTYLVCETDDGLVLIDQHAADERVNYERLQQAFADDPAAQALAEPVELELTAAEAEAFEGYREALSRLGFYADRTDDRTVAVTTVPAVLEETIAPERLRDVLASFVEGDREAGAETVDALADEFLGDLACYPSITGNTSLTEGSVVDLLEALDDCENPYACPHGRPVIVRFDEREIEDRFERDYPGHQG